The proteins below are encoded in one region of Limnohabitans sp. 63ED37-2:
- a CDS encoding MotA/TolQ/ExbB proton channel family protein: protein MAQAADAAAAASAPVVAAAAAAAEENPYGLSALWAQGDAVAKGTLLILVLMSMASWYVIFTKYAEQSKLNKQAKAAQESFWSANTVEQGKDTLQEGSAFRFIAEKGLEGASKHTGLLGAVDFNEWVTMSIQRAIGNVQSRMQDGLAVLATVGSTAPFVGLFGTVWGIYHALVKIGISGQASIDKVAGPVGEALIMTAIGLAVAVPAVLGYNWLVRRNKAVMEQVNAFGSDLHAVLLGSAKK, encoded by the coding sequence ATGGCACAAGCGGCAGATGCGGCCGCAGCCGCCTCCGCCCCCGTGGTCGCCGCAGCGGCCGCAGCCGCAGAAGAAAATCCCTACGGCCTGAGTGCTTTGTGGGCACAAGGCGATGCTGTTGCGAAAGGCACTCTGCTGATTTTGGTATTGATGAGCATGGCTTCTTGGTATGTCATCTTCACCAAATACGCAGAGCAATCCAAATTGAACAAGCAAGCTAAAGCCGCACAAGAAAGCTTCTGGTCCGCCAACACGGTTGAGCAGGGCAAAGACACTTTGCAAGAAGGTTCGGCCTTCCGCTTCATTGCCGAGAAGGGTCTGGAGGGCGCTTCTAAGCACACCGGTTTGCTGGGCGCAGTGGACTTCAACGAGTGGGTGACCATGAGCATCCAGCGTGCCATTGGCAATGTGCAAAGCCGCATGCAAGACGGCTTGGCGGTCTTGGCCACTGTGGGGTCCACAGCGCCCTTTGTGGGCTTGTTCGGTACCGTGTGGGGCATTTACCACGCGCTGGTCAAGATCGGCATCTCTGGCCAGGCCTCGATTGACAAGGTCGCTGGTCCTGTGGGTGAGGCCTTGATCATGACCGCCATCGGTTTGGCTGTGGCGGTGCCTGCTGTGCTCGGCTACAACTGGTTGGTGCGTCGTAACAAGGCCGTGATGGAACAAGTCAACGCGTTTGGCTCTGACTTGCACGCTGTTTTGTTGGGTTCCGCTAAGAAGTAA
- a CDS encoding energy transducer TonB, whose amino-acid sequence MDDYASRQRKPTKHLIGFGLVVVLHLLFFWAISSGLARTVVKKIQGPVEAVLLEDTKPDIPPPPPPPPPPKNAPPPPPPAYVPPVDVQVTNAAPSANAIAAVSAVPPPAPVAPTPAPAPVAPAPAPAPVVKAEPVRVAAVVNSANCEKPDYPSASRRLEEAGTVTLRFLVGVDGKVIQAEVEKSSGFKRLDEAARAGLSRCAFKPATVDGKPEQGWATMKYTWRLE is encoded by the coding sequence ATGGACGATTACGCCAGCCGGCAAAGAAAGCCGACCAAGCACCTGATCGGGTTCGGGCTGGTGGTGGTATTGCATCTTTTGTTCTTTTGGGCCATCAGCTCGGGCTTGGCCCGCACTGTTGTCAAAAAGATCCAGGGTCCGGTTGAGGCGGTCCTGCTGGAAGATACCAAGCCGGATATCCCGCCGCCACCGCCACCGCCACCGCCGCCCAAAAATGCACCTCCACCACCGCCACCAGCCTATGTCCCGCCGGTGGATGTTCAAGTGACCAATGCGGCGCCATCAGCGAATGCGATTGCAGCGGTCTCCGCTGTTCCGCCACCTGCACCCGTGGCGCCCACACCTGCGCCAGCACCCGTTGCACCAGCACCTGCACCAGCACCTGTTGTCAAAGCTGAGCCCGTGCGAGTTGCAGCGGTGGTCAACTCAGCCAATTGCGAAAAGCCCGATTACCCCAGCGCGTCCCGTCGTCTGGAAGAGGCGGGCACAGTGACACTGCGGTTCCTCGTGGGTGTGGATGGCAAAGTCATCCAGGCCGAGGTGGAGAAATCTTCAGGCTTTAAACGTCTGGATGAAGCGGCCAGAGCCGGTTTGTCGCGCTGCGCCTTCAAGCCTGCCACCGTCGATGGCAAACCTGAGCAAGGTTGGGCCACCATGAAATACACCTGGCGACTGGAATGA
- a CDS encoding ExbD/TolR family protein: MAMNVGEADDEIIGTINTTPLVDVMLVLLIIFLITIPVVTTSVKVDLPKEKNVVRETKPENVIISVDKAGTIYLYDTKIKNSNDLIERMKKFSVMKPQPEVQIRGDGQSDFESVGRVMYAVQRAGITKVGFITEPGN; encoded by the coding sequence ATGGCCATGAACGTAGGCGAAGCCGATGACGAGATCATCGGCACCATCAACACCACACCCTTGGTGGATGTGATGCTGGTGCTCTTGATCATCTTCTTGATCACCATCCCTGTGGTGACCACCTCTGTCAAGGTGGACTTGCCCAAAGAAAAGAACGTGGTGCGCGAGACCAAGCCCGAAAACGTGATCATCTCAGTGGACAAGGCCGGCACCATCTATCTGTATGACACCAAGATCAAGAACAGCAATGATCTGATTGAGCGCATGAAGAAATTCTCGGTGATGAAACCTCAACCCGAGGTGCAGATCCGGGGCGACGGCCAAAGTGATTTCGAGTCGGTGGGCCGCGTGATGTACGCGGTTCAGCGTGCAGGCATCACCAAAGTCGGCTTCATCACCGAGCCCGGTAACTGA
- a CDS encoding MFS transporter, producing MNLPRLSIWQIVQMNIGFLGLQFSFGLQQSNMSPIYSYLGADEAVLPLLALAGPVTGLLVQPIVGAMSDRTTSRWGRRTPYFFIGAVLCSLCLLVMPYSSALWMAASLLWILDAANNITMEPYRAYVSDRLPKDQHAMGYLTQSAFTGLAQTLSYLAPSIMVWMGMNKDAVGGNHIPQITQVAFIIGALLSVSTMVWSIWKVPELPVSPEAMAAMKAKQKGWLSTLKEISDAIKEMPQAMRQLAWMKLFQWYAMMCYWQYVTYAIARNLFDTSDPTSTGFRDAVLVNGQIGGFYNAVAFVAALAMVPFTRKWGAGKMHALCLVAAGLGMMAIPQIQSQAMLFIPMIGIGLGWASIMGNPYVMLARSIPAERTGVYMGIFNMFIVIPMMIQGLTLPLIYRPLLGGDPRNVLVLAGCLLIVAALATLRVKVPEPEASRPA from the coding sequence ATGAATCTACCGCGCTTGTCCATTTGGCAGATCGTGCAAATGAACATTGGCTTCTTGGGTTTGCAGTTCAGCTTTGGTTTGCAGCAAAGCAATATGAGCCCGATCTACAGCTATTTGGGGGCAGATGAAGCGGTGTTGCCTTTGCTGGCCTTGGCCGGGCCTGTCACGGGTTTGTTGGTTCAGCCCATCGTGGGGGCCATGAGTGACAGAACCACATCGCGCTGGGGCAGACGCACACCTTATTTCTTCATCGGCGCGGTGCTGTGCTCCTTGTGCTTGCTGGTGATGCCTTACAGCTCGGCGCTGTGGATGGCGGCCAGCTTGCTTTGGATTTTGGATGCGGCCAACAACATCACCATGGAGCCGTATCGGGCGTATGTGAGTGATCGCCTGCCCAAGGATCAGCATGCCATGGGATACCTGACCCAAAGCGCCTTCACTGGGCTGGCGCAAACCTTGTCCTATCTGGCGCCCTCCATCATGGTGTGGATGGGCATGAACAAGGACGCGGTGGGTGGAAATCACATTCCACAAATCACCCAGGTGGCCTTCATCATCGGTGCCTTGTTGTCGGTGTCCACCATGGTGTGGTCGATCTGGAAAGTTCCAGAATTACCGGTGTCGCCAGAAGCGATGGCGGCCATGAAGGCCAAGCAAAAGGGCTGGCTCAGCACCTTGAAAGAAATCTCGGATGCCATCAAAGAGATGCCACAAGCCATGCGTCAATTGGCCTGGATGAAATTGTTTCAGTGGTACGCCATGATGTGCTACTGGCAATATGTCACCTACGCCATTGCCAGAAACTTGTTCGATACCTCTGACCCCACCAGCACGGGTTTCAGGGACGCGGTGTTGGTCAACGGTCAAATTGGCGGCTTCTACAACGCTGTGGCATTTGTGGCGGCTCTGGCCATGGTGCCATTCACACGCAAATGGGGCGCTGGGAAGATGCACGCGCTGTGCTTGGTGGCGGCGGGTCTGGGCATGATGGCCATTCCACAAATTCAGAGCCAGGCCATGTTGTTCATTCCCATGATCGGTATTGGCCTCGGATGGGCGAGCATCATGGGTAACCCTTATGTCATGTTGGCCCGCAGCATTCCTGCTGAAAGAACAGGCGTTTACATGGGCATCTTCAACATGTTCATCGTGATCCCCATGATGATCCAGGGCTTGACCTTGCCCTTGATTTACCGTCCTTTGTTGGGTGGCGATCCACGCAATGTGCTCGTCCTCGCAGGGTGCTTGCTCATCGTGGCGGCCTTGGCTACTTTGCGTGTCAAGGTGCCAGAGCCCGAAGCATCCCGCCCGGCATAA
- a CDS encoding TonB-dependent receptor, translating to MTIRKIATPTQVAAAAALAIFQLSVAHAQSNNDTLKLDEVVVTGTATGASKMKQSSSISTVASEQILQGQPTNASDILRSIPGIRAESSGGGGNANVTVRGLPISAGGSRYVQFQEDGLPVMLFGDVAFSTPDMFLRADNSVESLEVVRGGSASTLATNAPGGIINFISKTGDEPGGSIGITTGLNYNEKRLDFDYSGKLSDKTRFFVGGYTHNGEGPRNATGNSKQGGQIKANITQELDNGFVRLNFKSLDDQSPLYMPVPVRIANGKVSELPGIDPRVASMYSPYWVKDRTLTKDNTFTNTDVNDGLRVKQNSFGVEAELKLANGWKMSEKFRHSNMSGRFIGLFPADDVAPAAAGTTYATGPKAGQSYTGNAFTNTVFNTSMDDMGSTTNDVKLSKSFAQADGAKINTTFGLFLNVQKVGLTWNFNQYLMQATDNNPALLANSSTNSYGATALGSDVWGGCCTRAIDATYNTTSPYAVVGWEKGPWALDGSVRQDSQVATGSYNQAVNNEFRPGNAKTINYKKNNTSYSFGANYQLNKDMAVFARISEGVAFNADRIMFGSAAVPMAGGAGVVPINTVQQYEGGVKMRQGNLSTFITVFKAKTDESNFDATTQKSTANKYDASGIELEAGYKMGSFRINGGVTVTDAKIVSSGLTPNRQAKVVYQLSPTYSSGAVTVGAAIVGSSSAKDAQGTPFEATLPAYTVVNAFANYTISKDLIASLGVYNLTNTLGYTEINDGRMAARSINGRSAKVGLKYQF from the coding sequence ATGACCATCCGTAAAATTGCCACCCCCACCCAAGTGGCGGCAGCCGCTGCGCTCGCCATTTTTCAGCTGAGCGTGGCCCATGCGCAAAGCAACAATGACACCCTGAAATTGGACGAAGTTGTCGTCACAGGCACCGCCACAGGCGCCAGCAAAATGAAGCAGTCGAGCTCCATTTCAACGGTCGCTTCTGAACAGATCCTGCAAGGCCAACCCACCAATGCCTCGGACATCCTGCGCTCCATCCCCGGTATCCGCGCAGAATCCAGCGGTGGTGGTGGTAACGCCAACGTCACCGTGCGTGGTTTGCCCATCTCGGCTGGCGGATCCCGCTATGTTCAATTCCAAGAAGATGGCTTGCCCGTCATGCTGTTTGGCGATGTGGCTTTTTCCACCCCAGACATGTTCCTTCGCGCTGACAACTCCGTTGAAAGCCTTGAAGTGGTTCGTGGAGGCTCCGCTTCGACCTTGGCAACCAACGCGCCCGGCGGCATCATCAACTTCATCAGCAAAACCGGTGATGAGCCAGGTGGCAGCATTGGCATCACCACAGGCTTGAATTACAACGAAAAACGCCTTGACTTCGACTACAGCGGCAAGCTCAGCGACAAAACACGTTTCTTTGTGGGTGGCTACACCCACAATGGCGAAGGTCCTCGCAATGCCACAGGCAACAGCAAGCAAGGCGGTCAAATCAAGGCCAACATCACCCAAGAATTGGACAACGGCTTTGTTCGCTTGAATTTCAAATCTTTGGATGACCAAAGTCCCCTGTACATGCCCGTCCCCGTTCGCATCGCCAACGGCAAAGTCAGTGAATTGCCCGGCATCGATCCCCGAGTTGCCAGTATGTATTCACCATACTGGGTGAAAGATCGCACCCTGACCAAAGACAACACATTCACCAACACCGATGTGAACGATGGTCTGCGTGTCAAACAAAATTCCTTTGGCGTTGAAGCCGAATTGAAATTGGCCAACGGCTGGAAAATGAGCGAGAAGTTCCGTCACTCCAACATGAGTGGCCGTTTCATTGGCTTGTTCCCTGCTGACGATGTCGCCCCCGCCGCAGCAGGCACCACATACGCCACAGGCCCGAAAGCCGGCCAAAGCTACACCGGCAATGCATTCACCAATACCGTGTTCAACACCTCCATGGATGACATGGGCAGCACGACCAATGACGTCAAGTTGAGCAAATCTTTCGCTCAAGCCGATGGTGCCAAAATCAACACGACCTTTGGCTTGTTCCTGAATGTTCAAAAAGTCGGTTTGACCTGGAACTTCAACCAATACTTGATGCAAGCCACCGACAACAATCCAGCTCTGCTGGCCAACAGCAGCACCAACAGCTACGGTGCCACGGCCTTGGGCTCTGATGTATGGGGTGGTTGCTGCACACGCGCAATCGACGCGACCTACAACACCACATCGCCCTACGCAGTGGTGGGTTGGGAAAAAGGTCCATGGGCGCTGGATGGCAGCGTCCGTCAAGACAGTCAAGTGGCCACCGGCTCCTACAACCAAGCTGTTAACAACGAGTTCCGTCCAGGCAACGCCAAAACCATCAACTACAAGAAGAACAACACGTCTTACTCCTTTGGAGCCAACTACCAGCTGAACAAAGACATGGCTGTGTTTGCTCGCATCAGCGAAGGCGTCGCGTTCAATGCCGACCGCATCATGTTCGGTTCAGCCGCTGTGCCCATGGCCGGTGGTGCTGGCGTTGTCCCGATCAACACCGTTCAGCAGTACGAAGGTGGTGTCAAAATGCGTCAAGGGAATTTGAGCACCTTCATCACCGTGTTCAAGGCCAAGACCGACGAAAGCAACTTCGACGCGACAACCCAAAAGAGCACCGCCAACAAGTACGATGCCTCCGGTATCGAACTCGAAGCCGGTTACAAGATGGGGTCGTTCCGCATCAACGGCGGCGTCACTGTCACCGATGCCAAAATTGTCAGCAGCGGCCTGACCCCCAACCGTCAAGCCAAAGTGGTGTACCAGTTGAGCCCCACTTACTCATCTGGCGCAGTCACTGTGGGCGCGGCCATCGTGGGCTCTTCCAGCGCCAAGGACGCACAGGGCACCCCCTTTGAAGCCACATTGCCTGCTTACACGGTCGTCAACGCTTTCGCCAATTACACGATCAGCAAGGATTTGATCGCTTCTTTGGGTGTTTACAACCTGACCAACACGCTGGGCTACACCGAGATCAACGATGGTCGCATGGCCGCTCGCTCCATCAACGGTCGTTCAGCCAAAGTGGGTTTGAAATACCAGTTCTGA
- a CDS encoding ATP-dependent helicase, with amino-acid sequence MSAGLNNAQLEAVNYVSGPCLVLAGAGSGKTRVITHKIGRLIEAGLEPKRIAAITFTNKAAAEMRERAKDLIGKAAKDVTVCTFHALGVRIMREDGQVLGLKPQFSIMDADDVTSILKDCGGTTDAATARQWQWTISLWKNMGLNAEQAAAQAPDDNARVIARIMALYQERLTAYQSVDFDDLIGMPLKLLADYPEVRERWQANMGHVLVDEYQDTNATQYEVLKHLVGERARFTAVGDDDQSIYGWRGATLDNLKRLPVDFPNLKVIKLEQNYRSTSAILRAANNVIQPNPKLFPKTLFSELGEGEPVRVVDAVNEEHEADRAIARIQSIRGGQLNPSKHREFKDFAILYRANHMARPFEQALRRANIPYKVSGGQSFFDKAEIKDLCAWFRLWINNDDDPAFLRAITSPKRGIGHQTLGQLGTFATQYKLSLFEALFAGSLPSAVNARAVTGLHEFGRYINDLEYRARQTLGKEAALAFLLEWLQEIGYESHLYDGEDNEKVASARWTNVLEFCDWMAGRCGGEIEDATGAETTETKNLLEVAQTISLISTLSEREKDQNVVTLSTLHASKGLEWPHVTLVGVNEGLLPFKLGDDNTTEGASQEGIMLRLQEERRLMYVGITRAQRSLAVSWTKRRKKGRETVAALPSRFIAEMRLDENTTKEDPREKLKALRAEFAQRAAASTAAAAQAKT; translated from the coding sequence ATGTCAGCCGGACTCAACAACGCCCAACTCGAAGCCGTGAACTATGTCTCCGGCCCTTGCCTGGTGTTGGCTGGAGCGGGTTCGGGCAAGACGCGGGTGATCACGCACAAAATCGGGCGCCTGATCGAAGCCGGGCTGGAGCCCAAGCGCATCGCCGCCATCACCTTCACCAACAAGGCCGCGGCCGAGATGCGCGAGCGTGCCAAAGATTTGATTGGCAAGGCGGCCAAGGATGTGACGGTGTGCACCTTCCACGCCTTGGGTGTGCGCATCATGCGCGAAGACGGGCAGGTGTTGGGGCTCAAGCCACAGTTCAGCATCATGGACGCGGACGATGTGACCAGCATCTTGAAAGATTGCGGGGGCACCACCGACGCGGCCACCGCCCGCCAGTGGCAATGGACCATCAGCCTGTGGAAGAACATGGGCCTGAATGCCGAGCAGGCCGCGGCCCAAGCGCCTGACGACAACGCCCGCGTGATTGCCCGCATCATGGCGCTGTACCAAGAGCGGCTGACGGCCTACCAAAGCGTGGACTTTGACGACCTGATTGGCATGCCTCTGAAACTGCTGGCCGACTACCCCGAAGTGCGCGAGCGCTGGCAAGCCAATATGGGCCATGTGCTGGTGGACGAATACCAAGACACCAACGCCACGCAATACGAGGTGCTGAAACACCTGGTGGGCGAGCGGGCCCGCTTCACGGCGGTGGGCGACGACGACCAGTCGATTTACGGCTGGCGCGGCGCGACGCTCGACAACTTGAAGCGCTTGCCAGTGGACTTTCCAAATTTGAAAGTCATCAAGCTGGAGCAAAACTACCGCTCCACCAGCGCCATCTTGCGTGCGGCCAACAACGTGATCCAGCCCAACCCCAAGCTGTTTCCCAAAACGCTGTTTTCGGAACTGGGTGAGGGCGAGCCGGTGCGCGTGGTCGATGCCGTGAACGAAGAGCACGAGGCCGACCGGGCCATTGCCCGCATCCAGTCGATTCGCGGTGGTCAGCTCAACCCGTCCAAGCACCGCGAGTTCAAGGACTTTGCCATCCTGTACCGGGCCAACCACATGGCGCGTCCCTTTGAGCAAGCGCTGCGCCGCGCCAACATTCCCTACAAGGTCTCGGGCGGGCAGAGCTTTTTTGACAAAGCCGAGATCAAGGACCTGTGCGCCTGGTTTCGCCTATGGATCAACAACGACGACGACCCGGCATTTTTGCGCGCCATCACCAGCCCCAAACGTGGCATTGGCCACCAGACACTGGGCCAGCTGGGCACCTTTGCCACGCAATACAAGTTGAGCCTGTTCGAGGCCCTGTTTGCGGGCAGCCTGCCCAGCGCCGTGAATGCCCGCGCCGTGACGGGTCTGCACGAGTTTGGCCGCTACATCAACGACCTCGAGTACCGTGCACGCCAAACCCTGGGCAAAGAGGCGGCGCTGGCGTTTTTGCTCGAATGGCTCCAGGAGATTGGCTACGAGTCGCACCTGTACGACGGCGAGGACAACGAAAAAGTGGCCTCGGCCCGCTGGACCAATGTGCTGGAGTTTTGCGACTGGATGGCCGGGCGTTGCGGTGGCGAGATCGAGGACGCCACCGGGGCCGAAACGACCGAGACCAAAAACCTGCTCGAGGTGGCGCAGACCATCTCGCTGATTTCCACGCTGAGCGAGCGCGAGAAAGACCAGAACGTGGTCACGCTGTCCACCTTGCACGCCTCCAAAGGTCTGGAGTGGCCGCATGTGACCCTGGTGGGCGTGAACGAGGGCTTGCTGCCTTTCAAACTGGGCGACGACAACACCACCGAAGGCGCCAGCCAGGAAGGCATCATGCTGCGCCTGCAAGAAGAGCGCCGCCTGATGTACGTGGGCATCACCCGCGCCCAGCGCAGTCTGGCTGTGAGCTGGACCAAACGCCGCAAAAAAGGCCGCGAAACCGTGGCCGCACTGCCCAGCCGCTTCATCGCCGAAATGCGGCTGGACGAAAACACCACCAAAGAAGACCCGCGCGAAAAACTCAAAGCGCTGCGGGCCGAATTTGCCCAACGCGCTGCCGCGTCGACGGCAGCGGCTGCACAGGCCAAAACATGA
- a CDS encoding ExbD/TolR family protein: protein MGMNVGTSSSDEPEVMIDMNTTPLIDVMLVLLIMLIITIPAQLHSVNLDMPVPTNAPKKADPVVIKIDVDAASVINWNGTPVTRSELEAKLAEASAQQPQPELHIRSHAKAKYEAAAAVMANAQRMGLTKLGIVGSEQFAN, encoded by the coding sequence ATGGGAATGAACGTAGGAACGAGTTCCAGCGACGAGCCAGAAGTCATGATCGACATGAACACCACACCTTTGATTGACGTGATGTTGGTGTTGTTGATCATGTTGATCATCACGATCCCGGCGCAGCTGCATTCGGTGAATCTGGACATGCCGGTGCCGACCAATGCGCCCAAGAAGGCCGATCCGGTGGTGATCAAAATCGATGTGGATGCGGCCAGCGTGATCAATTGGAATGGCACACCCGTCACCCGATCAGAACTGGAAGCGAAGCTGGCTGAAGCATCAGCGCAGCAGCCGCAACCTGAATTGCACATTCGCTCTCATGCGAAAGCGAAATACGAAGCGGCTGCGGCCGTGATGGCCAATGCACAGCGCATGGGCTTGACCAAATTGGGCATTGTTGGCTCGGAGCAGTTTGCCAACTAA
- a CDS encoding LacI family DNA-binding transcriptional regulator: MAKAEPEKRKIQMADIARLAGVSTATVSRALNGSSLINEETRLRIIELARSLNYTINLGAQNLRKGDNTTIGVVIPYDSANRQSISDPFFLGMLGSLADALTDRQYDMLLSRVDADHLDRVSALYDSGRVGGIIVIGQWGHHDQLNELARQRLPFVAWGAQLPNQLYCSVGGDNASGGQLAAEHLLGLGRQRIAFMGERSLPEPEKRYAGYQKALRKAGMKMDPALYIPSSFAPLAAQDALRMHLDRHGLNFDALVAASDLIAISALGVLRERGYRVPEDVSVVGYDDVEPAAHSFPPLTTVRQPLDLAGVHLVDSLLRIMAGEKPESDLLPTKLVVRESTKAV, translated from the coding sequence ATGGCAAAAGCAGAACCAGAAAAGCGCAAGATCCAAATGGCCGATATCGCCCGTTTGGCGGGTGTGTCGACGGCAACCGTTTCCCGAGCCCTCAATGGCAGCTCGTTGATCAACGAAGAAACGCGCTTGCGCATCATTGAGTTGGCTCGATCGCTCAACTACACCATCAATCTGGGTGCGCAAAATTTGCGCAAAGGCGACAACACCACGATCGGGGTGGTGATCCCCTACGACTCGGCGAATCGGCAAAGCATTTCCGATCCATTTTTTCTGGGCATGCTCGGTAGCTTGGCGGATGCGCTGACCGACCGCCAATATGACATGCTGCTGTCCCGTGTCGATGCAGACCATCTGGACCGTGTCTCAGCGCTGTACGACTCGGGTCGGGTGGGCGGCATCATTGTGATTGGCCAATGGGGCCACCACGACCAACTCAATGAATTGGCACGACAGCGCCTGCCTTTTGTGGCTTGGGGGGCGCAGTTGCCCAATCAGTTGTATTGCAGTGTGGGCGGTGACAACGCCAGCGGTGGACAGTTGGCCGCAGAACATTTATTGGGATTGGGTCGCCAGCGCATCGCATTCATGGGTGAGAGGTCCTTGCCAGAACCCGAAAAACGGTACGCGGGCTATCAGAAAGCGTTGCGCAAGGCCGGCATGAAAATGGACCCGGCTTTGTACATTCCTTCGTCTTTCGCCCCCCTTGCAGCACAAGACGCTTTGCGCATGCACCTGGACCGTCATGGCCTGAACTTTGATGCCTTGGTGGCGGCCAGTGACTTGATCGCCATCAGCGCTTTGGGCGTGTTGCGCGAAAGGGGTTACCGAGTTCCCGAAGATGTGAGTGTGGTGGGCTATGACGATGTCGAGCCTGCTGCCCACAGCTTCCCTCCCTTGACGACGGTGCGTCAGCCCTTGGATTTGGCCGGTGTTCACCTGGTCGACAGTTTGCTGCGCATCATGGCAGGTGAAAAACCCGAATCTGATTTGTTGCCGACCAAGTTGGTGGTCCGTGAATCAACGAAGGCGGTTTGA
- the gtfA gene encoding sucrose phosphorylase: MRNEVQLITYVDRFGGQTLTELQELLAGPLLGAFGGVHLLPFFYKIDGADAGFDPIDHTRVDDRLGDWSDIRKLSSNIAVMADVIVNHMSSESPQFLDYSQKGSASEYNGLFLTMEAVFPEGATEKDLLAVYRPRPGMPFTVTTLANGERRLLWTTFTPQQIDIDVQTPAGQAYLESILQKLSQSGVTMVRLDAVGYAIKKAGTNCFMMPETFEFIKAFAQRGRELGLEVLVEIHSYYKRQMEIAQQVDWVYDFALPPLVLHALEFGRSGPLMNWIAQRPNNAVTVLDTHDGIGIIDIGADATDRVNNPGLVPPQELDELVERIHRNSQGQSRQATGAAASNLDLYQVNCTFFDALGRNGSAYLVARAIQFFVPGIPQVYYVGLLAGENDMDLLAQSKVGRDINRHYYSREEVLADMNKPVVQRLIDLMRFRNSHLAFGGSFTSAAPAPHLLTLSWRHQAAYARLEVDLLTKSGRILASAVSGGPEWVFELK, translated from the coding sequence ATGCGCAATGAAGTCCAATTGATCACCTACGTGGACCGTTTTGGCGGCCAGACATTGACGGAGCTCCAAGAGCTGTTGGCAGGGCCACTTCTAGGCGCATTTGGCGGGGTGCATTTGCTGCCCTTCTTTTATAAGATAGACGGTGCAGATGCGGGTTTTGATCCCATTGACCATACGCGCGTGGACGACAGGTTGGGCGACTGGAGTGACATTCGAAAACTGTCCAGCAACATCGCGGTGATGGCCGATGTGATCGTCAACCACATGTCTTCAGAATCGCCTCAGTTCTTGGACTACTCACAAAAGGGCAGTGCATCAGAATACAACGGACTGTTCTTGACGATGGAGGCGGTTTTTCCGGAGGGTGCGACCGAAAAGGATTTGCTGGCGGTGTACCGTCCACGCCCAGGCATGCCCTTCACGGTGACCACATTGGCCAACGGCGAGCGGCGTTTGTTGTGGACGACGTTCACCCCTCAGCAAATTGACATTGATGTCCAGACGCCAGCAGGCCAAGCCTATCTGGAATCCATCTTGCAAAAACTCTCGCAAAGCGGCGTCACCATGGTGCGCTTGGATGCGGTGGGCTATGCGATCAAGAAGGCGGGCACGAACTGCTTCATGATGCCCGAGACCTTTGAATTCATCAAAGCTTTCGCGCAGCGTGGCCGCGAGCTGGGCCTGGAAGTGCTGGTGGAAATCCACTCGTATTACAAACGCCAGATGGAGATCGCCCAGCAAGTCGACTGGGTGTATGACTTTGCTTTGCCCCCGCTTGTTTTGCATGCATTGGAGTTTGGACGCAGCGGTCCCTTGATGAACTGGATTGCACAACGGCCCAACAACGCCGTGACGGTTTTGGATACGCATGACGGCATCGGCATCATCGACATTGGGGCGGATGCCACGGACCGAGTGAACAACCCGGGCTTGGTGCCTCCGCAAGAGCTGGATGAGTTGGTGGAACGCATCCATCGCAACTCACAAGGACAAAGCCGCCAAGCCACAGGTGCCGCCGCCTCCAATTTGGATTTGTACCAAGTCAACTGCACCTTCTTTGATGCACTGGGCCGCAATGGGTCAGCCTATTTGGTGGCGCGTGCGATTCAGTTCTTTGTGCCGGGTATTCCTCAGGTTTATTACGTGGGCTTGCTCGCGGGTGAAAATGACATGGACTTGTTGGCTCAATCCAAAGTGGGGCGTGACATCAATCGTCACTATTATTCGCGTGAGGAGGTGCTGGCCGACATGAACAAGCCCGTTGTTCAGCGCTTGATCGATTTGATGCGGTTTCGAAATTCCCACTTGGCCTTTGGTGGATCATTCACAAGCGCCGCGCCTGCACCCCATTTGTTGACCCTCAGCTGGCGGCACCAAGCGGCCTATGCCCGACTCGAGGTCGATTTGTTGACCAAGTCGGGTCGAATACTTGCAAGCGCAGTGAGCGGCGGTCCGGAGTGGGTGTTTGAATTGAAGTGA